CTTGTTTATGGAATTGTACGCGGATTTTGTATTTACCCGTGGTAGGAACAGGACAGAAAATGTGTTCTACACTGTCAACTTCACTGATAGAACTACAAGCAGTAGTTGTACCTTTGCCATCTTCTGCAACTAAATACAAATCCAGGTTGTTTAAACCGCGATCGCGGAAGCTTTCTTCAGCGTCATACATCCCATTTTGGTTTTTATCATTCAGTTCTACCAAACGATTCCAGGCTAGGGTAATGGAGATAAAGCTACCTTGGCGTAAATTTTGCCTTAAACTATAATCAACGGTGGAATTAGCATTGACTGTGCGATAATCCCAACCAATAGCTGGAACCTCACCTAGGGAAGGATTAGACATCCCCGTGCTAAATTGTTGATAGGCACGAAAAGCGTTTAAATGTCCTGCACCCATCTGCATATGTAGGGGAATTTTCGCATCTTTATAGCTGTCAGATTCTAGCCAATCTTGATTTTGTTTATCAATAACTGTGCGTGTCATCCCTAAACGTAAACCATCGCCAGTATCTTTAATTTTATCTGCTGAGTTCAGCAAGACAGCTTTCATCACTTCTTGGCGACGAGCATCAGTAGTCCATTTATCTTTCTTTGCCCGTAATTGCCTATCTCCATATTCCTGTAACAACGCCACTATAGATGTTACATGGGGAGCGGCAAAACTAGTACCTGTAACTTTATTGACTTTACCATCAGGATTCAGCATCCGAATGTTATTTCCTGGAGCTAGGAGGGCGATCGCGCGACGCGCACCTAAGTTAATTTCCCTACCAGCAAGTCGCTGACTCATAGCTGGGCTACTGGCTGCGAGATTAGAAACATCGACTTTACTAAAAATACCAGCCCGACGGGAAGAAAATGCCACATTAATTCCATTGTAATTATCAGTGGGAATGGGAATACCACCCTTGCCCTGATTACCCGCGATCGCATACACCACATTATGTACCCGACTCGACCAATCAATACATTGAGTTAATAAAGCATTACCATCTAACACCGCATTGGGACGTGGATCGCGGTTCAATGGTTCACCAAAACTAAAATTAATTGCCCGCACATCACCCCCATTCTGCAAGGCAATATGCTGTGCTGATAAACATTCCTCCGGTTGCCCGGTTTTAATTCCCCCCACTGCTGATGAATATAATTTCGCATTCGGAGCAACACCAGGGTAAGCTTTATCCTTACTCACCATTACCCCTGCCACATTAAAAGCATGGGAATCTACACCACTATTTGATTTTGCTGGACTATTCCGTAAAAATACTGCTGTGATAGAAACTGCACGATTTTTAGATACAGCTTTATCCCAACCAAACTTACCAGGACGACCAATTTCCACTTGACCGATGGCAATTTTATTACCAGTCAAATTATAAGGGGGTCTTTGCAGTTTTAAAGCATCAATACCATTTATGTCTAAAGAAGAATCCAATCTTGCCGCCATCCCTGGTATGCTGAGGCAAACAGTACTTAATCCGGCAAAAAGTATCCCAACCGTCTTTTTTTTCATAAACAAAAGTCAGTAATCCAACAGTCAAAACAATCTAGACAAGGGTATAGGTGGTCAATAGACTTCTTGCAGAAGTCAAAAAAAGGGTAAGGGAGTGTTTCAAACCTCAACTTTTAAAGCTTCAGCATAGTCTGTCCCTTGACACAAAAAAACCTCCCCATCCCATTTCCAGGATTCATAGACTTTTTTCTCTCCATACCCGAAAAAAATATGAGCATTGACTCCATATTTTGTTACAATGCTTACAGAAACGGACGCTTAAATACCCACTAGCCATGACCCAAACGTTATCTCAAAAGCAGATTGTAGTCGCTCCATCTATCCTCTCAGCCGATTTTAGCCGTCTAGGAGACGAAATCCGGGCAGTAGATGCTGCCGGTGCTGACTGGATTCACGTTGATGTAATGGATGGTCGCTTTGTACCTAATATTACAATAGGTCCTCTGGTCGTGGAGGCAATTCGTCCAGTGACTCAGAAACCTTTGGATGTTCACTTAATGATTGTAGAACCCGAAAGGTATGTGGCTGATTTCGCCAAAGCTGGAGCGGATATCATTTCTGTACATTGCGAGCATAATGCTTCCCCCCACTTGCATCGGACTCTTTGTCAAATCAAAGAATTAGGTAAGCAAGCTGGTGTTGTACTCAATCCTTCTACTCCCCTGAATTTCATTGAGCACGTATTGGAAGTATGTGACTTAATCTTGATTATGAGTGTAAACCCCGGCTTTGGTGGTCAGAGCTTCATTCCCGCAGTAGTACCAAAAATTCGTAAACTTCGCCAGATGTGTGATGAACGTGGTTTAAATCCCTGGATTGAAGTTGATGGTGGATTGAAAGCAAATAATACCTGGCAGGTGTTAGAAGCCGGTGCAAATGCCATCGTTGCCGGTTCTGCTGTGTTCAATGCTCCCGATTATGCAGAAGCTGTGACTGCAATTCGTAATAGCAAGCGTCCGGCACCAGAGTTAGCAAAAGTTTAAATTCTGAAATAATTAGTAAACGAGAGACGTACCTTAGTATATCTCTCGTTTTTTATGGAAATATGAGAATAGTTTTTACCTAATCGAGGAAACCCATCAGCATTTGCGAATCATCGATTTCATTAGATGCTACGGGACGATTACCCATGACAGAGTAGGTTTCGGAAACAACAAGTGCACTGGAAGCAATGGGACGAATACCTGAAAGATTGATGGTATCAACTACATGCATGGTATTGGCTGTAATCGGACGTACTCCCATGATATTCAGGGTTTCCACAACCTGTAAATGGCTGATACCAACAGGACGATTACCCATGACGTTGTAGGTTTCAGAAACTTGTAAACCACTGGCAGCGATGGGGCGAATCCCTGATACAGCCAAGGTTTCTGCCACTTCGATTTCACTTGCGGCAATGGGACGAATCCCTGATACAGCCAAAGTATCTTTGACTTCTAACTTGTTGCTAGACTCCTTCTGCACTGGCATATCTTTTGCTGTTTCCTTTTCTGTTGTTTTTGCTGTTTGACCTTGATTATTTTCTGCTTCCACTGTCGCTTCTCCCTTGAGTCTTGCCCGTCTTTGTCGAGGACTGGTGTCCTTGCCAGTGCTATTGATACTCATAACCTGACACCTCCGGATTATTAATTGGATTTTACAATAGTTCTGAGAAAATCAAATTTTTCTATATATTTGAGTGTAACTTTAAACAAGCTTGTAGTATTATAAGTCTTTTGCATAACTTTATATAAGTAAAGTTAAACACTTAACATAAGTCCTAGAAAAGCAATAGTGATATCATCTCACCCTTTCCCCCTTTGTTCCCATCTTCAGCTACCATAGTCAAGGGTGTTGATAGTACATATGTATGGATAAGTTTTCTTTACAAGCTCCCTTTAGTCCGACTGGTGATCAACCGCAGGCGATCGCCCAATTATTAAAAAGTGTAAATGCTGGCGATCGCTATCAAACCTTGCTTGGTGCTACGGGAACAGGTAAAACATTTACTATTGCCTCAGTCATCGAGAAAGTTGGCAGACCAACCCTAGTCCTTGCTCATAATAAGACTTTAGCGGCACAATTATGTAATGAGTTGCGGGATTTTTTCCCAAAAAATGCGGTGGAATATTTCGTTAGTTATTACGATTATTATCAGCCAGAAGCCTATATCCCGGTGACTGATACCTATATTGAAAAGACAGCATCGATTAATGAAGAAATTGATATGCTGCGACATTCTGCCACGCGATCGCTGTTTGAACGTCGGGATGTGATAGTTGTTGCTTCCATTAGCTGTATCTATGGTTTGGGTATGCCTGCGGAATACCTGAAAGCAGCCATTCCGTTTCAAGTTGGTATGGAAGTTAATTACAGAGAAATACTGAAGTCATTAGTAGCAATTCAATATACGCGCAATGATTTAGAAATGACACGGGGACGCTTTCGAGTTCGGGGAGATGTGTTAGAAATTGCTCCTGCTTATGAAGATAGAATTGTCCGTGTAGAGTTTTTTGGTGATGAAATCGACGCAATTCGCTACATAGATCCAGTCACGGGAGAAATCATCCAAAATTTAGAAAGAATTAATTTATACCCTGCTCGCCACTTTGTCACCCCAGTAGAGCGTCTCGAAATTGCCTGCAACGA
The Calothrix sp. 336/3 DNA segment above includes these coding regions:
- the rpe gene encoding ribulose-phosphate 3-epimerase, whose translation is MTQTLSQKQIVVAPSILSADFSRLGDEIRAVDAAGADWIHVDVMDGRFVPNITIGPLVVEAIRPVTQKPLDVHLMIVEPERYVADFAKAGADIISVHCEHNASPHLHRTLCQIKELGKQAGVVLNPSTPLNFIEHVLEVCDLILIMSVNPGFGGQSFIPAVVPKIRKLRQMCDERGLNPWIEVDGGLKANNTWQVLEAGANAIVAGSAVFNAPDYAEAVTAIRNSKRPAPELAKV
- a CDS encoding S8 family serine peptidase: MKKKTVGILFAGLSTVCLSIPGMAARLDSSLDINGIDALKLQRPPYNLTGNKIAIGQVEIGRPGKFGWDKAVSKNRAVSITAVFLRNSPAKSNSGVDSHAFNVAGVMVSKDKAYPGVAPNAKLYSSAVGGIKTGQPEECLSAQHIALQNGGDVRAINFSFGEPLNRDPRPNAVLDGNALLTQCIDWSSRVHNVVYAIAGNQGKGGIPIPTDNYNGINVAFSSRRAGIFSKVDVSNLAASSPAMSQRLAGREINLGARRAIALLAPGNNIRMLNPDGKVNKVTGTSFAAPHVTSIVALLQEYGDRQLRAKKDKWTTDARRQEVMKAVLLNSADKIKDTGDGLRLGMTRTVIDKQNQDWLESDSYKDAKIPLHMQMGAGHLNAFRAYQQFSTGMSNPSLGEVPAIGWDYRTVNANSTVDYSLRQNLRQGSFISITLAWNRLVELNDKNQNGMYDAEESFRDRGLNNLDLYLVAEDGKGTTTACSSISEVDSVEHIFCPVPTTGKYKIRVQFHKQVNEPIQPYALAWWSVPAKSGNSNN